The region TGATCGATGCAAAAGGTTCCCCACCCATCGGGGTCGTCAGCATGATCCAACAACTCAGCACATTCTGCTGACCCTAAACCCATCTTCTGACCGGCAATTTGTGCCATCTCCTGATGAACAGGAACTCCATATTGCATGATGCCGATGGAGTGATCTTGACTGAATAAAGATCTCCCGACATTAAGCAGACTTTTCTCAAGCCTATCCATAGAAATGGGACTTTCAGATATCACGGCACGCAGGTCATCTATAAGTTCCTTTTTTTCCTTCGGGTCCATGCTGCTTTCCTGGATTTCTTTGATGACACCCTCAACGGCATCACGAATACTATCATCCGTGACTGTAATCGAGGGAGCTTCGACTCCCCTGGCATCGTAGTGGGCCGATCCCGCACTCGCCACCGATACCACAACCGCACTCACCAGCATTACTGCCAGGAGTAGGGGTGATATCCGCATTCCGGCTTTTCCGTTCATGTTTTTTCCTCCAGTTTCTTTCCCCGGAGGCAGGAGAGGCATACTTTCAAGTAGAGAAAGAGCACACACTCCCATTGCCTCCGGGCATGCGGGACGTTCACCCATCCGATTCGCTCTTGGCCGGGTGGACCCCCGCGCTTCGGGATACCGGCCCAGGTACCCACGGATGAGAAATCAACGTTTTGTTATAAATGATTTCTGTCGATCCTCTCTACACGTTGAGGCCGTTCGATCCGTTTTGCTCCCGAAAGCATGCCGCAGTTAACCAAGGACTCACGTTGTGCCGTTGAATGATGAGCCCTCCCAACAAGAGAGGAATGGAGCATCCATTCGTCCCGATAGAGTATCCGTAAAACCGGCTCACCTGGCGCACGAGGACCCCACCGGGCAAGCGCCCCGTATCAATACCGGTCGATACGGGCTGGTGAAGAAATGATATCTCTCTGAATTTTTGCGGATTCAGGTCTTCGTATACACGCCCAGCACCGCAAATCCTCCATCTGAGGTCTGCATGATATCCGCAACGATATTCACCTCCGCCCCCGTGCCGGTTTGGTTCCGGGCAATCTCGCCACGATCATCGAATTTCACGATATGGATCGGCGATCCGAGGTAGTTCCCGAAGGTGTAACCGCCGCTCTGGGGGCTCTCAAGGCAGGCACTGGCATAACCCCCGTCGAAAGTCCGGACAACGGGGCAGGGTATATCCAGTTCCGTTACGCTCATATCTGTCCCATCCCGACCAAGGATTCGATCGACCGTGACCGATCTTCCGACGACCTCCCCTTCCAGGATTCTGCCGACCTTATAGAGCAGCTCCACACCCCCATCCGATCTCTCCCGTAGCGAATATACCCGGTATAGCGTGACTTCGGTGAACTCAGGTTCTTCCTCGAAGGTGCGGTTCCAGATAACCTCACACTCCCCATCGAGCCGCACCACCCAGAGCGGATGCATATCCGTCGTCCCTGCAACGATGTATCCACCGTCTGATGCTGAAGTGACCCCCAGAGCACGTCCCCGGCCGAGAGCCGGGTAGGTCTGTTCCCAGAGTAGCGACCCAGTATCGTTCACGACCGCCACCCAAGCATCACCACCGTGCTTGCTCCCTGCAGCCACGGCGCCTCCGTCCGGAAGACCGGAAACTCCAAGCACGGACTCAGAAACACGAATGCTCCAGATTGGCGTCCCATCGCCGGCAACCCGGAATAAAAACCCGTCACCCGTCCCGGCGGTGAAACTACCGTCGGAGTGGGAGACGACTGCCTGAACCGCGCGCTGTGTCGGGTAGGACCGGTTCCACTCAATGCGACCACCCTCCGCGATCTTGAGCAGCAGGGCCTGCTCATCGCTTCCCGGAGAGTGTTTGATCGATCCTCCGACAAGCAGGCCACCGTCCGAAACCAGCAAAAGAATGGTGCCGTATTCGTCGCCTCCTTCATCAAAGACGGTGTGCCAGATCTCGATACCGCCAGCATCGATTCGGGTGACGGAGATGTCGTGGCGATCGTTGACGAAGTCGCCTGACAAGCATCCCGACGCAGAAGTAAGGATGAGAAGGGATAGAAGAGTAAGAGGGATCGTCATATTCCGGGCCATATGCATGATTCTAGACATAATCACCTCTTCCAAGGCTCAAAAAAAGTTTGAATTTTAGAGCCCTTTCGCATATCTGGCAAGTCCGTTCGTATATTTCGCTGTTTGGAGGATATTGTTACGTGTAACCGTCTCCAGTTGCGAGTGGCTGTCCTGAACGGAGGGATCGCGGTTGTGATACATTATAGTGTATACGGTATCAAGATCGGCATGAGATGAAATTGCGAGGTTTTTACAGCCGGAGTCCCAATCTGCATACGTATAATAGTTATAATTAGACGTTACTGTGGGTTTAAATTTAGAGGGCCAGTTGCGTGTGACATATGCTTCGTATGCGCCATGGATATCGTTGCCCAGCAGGTATTCTGCATATTGCTCAATTTCTTTACCTGTATGCATCGGGTTACCCACGTCTGTCAAGAAGTGGCTGGACCAGCCAAGAGATTGGGCTGCGAGAGCGGTTTGTCCATTAGTATGATAGGTTTTTGCTTCATCGACATAGCTCTTCGTGTGGCCGGGTGCGCCCCCCCACCCATACCAGGGGCTGTAATAGTGGTGCCATGAATGGAAGACTGCATTTATCGGTGTATGCAGTTCCTGGGGCACAAACCAGGGTATGCTGGCCGGCCAACCGTCAGGATCGTCTGCCGCGCTTACGGCATACTGTGCATCAGGGAACGCACATCGCTGGCAGGCAACACTGATGATATCTTGATGAACCGTTCCAGACCATCTCAGCCCGATGCTTCCGTAGAGCCGGCTGGATGCATCCGCAAGTGTTGCATCTATCTCACCCAAAGAATGATTTTCGTCTTCCGTTAGGGAGATATTCTCCATGCTATTAGCGAACGAAATGTACGTAATTGTCCCATACGCCGTCTCTTCTTTACTAAACACTACAGGATATTTTTCCCAGATTTCCTGCAGATACTCTTTCATGAGTTGCTTCTCTTTTTCTTTCGCAGATGACTCATCGATCAGCTCGCAGAGAGATTGCTTCTGATCTTCGGTACCGACGAGCATCACGTAGTATGGCGTTGCATTCTTTATCGACCCATCAATTGAGATCAGGTCTTCAGTTTGAAACCCAACGATATCACTCTCGGGATCTAAGATCTCAACGGTCTCTGTTAATTCCGTTGCTGATACAGGTGCGATAATTGCACCAACCACGATTACAATTATGATTACCGCAATCGGTAGGACCATGTTTAGTTTCATGTCTCTTACCTCGACTCTTTTCCGAAGGTAAAAGAAGCACATCTTTACAAAGGTAAAGCACAAACAACTTCTTGCCTCCGGGCATGCGGGATGTTCACCCATCCGATTCGCTCTTGGCCGGGTGGACCCCCACGTTTCGGGATACCGGTCCCGGTACCCACATGTGAGAAATCAACGCTCCTCTATAAACGATTTCTGTCGATCCTCTCTACACGTTGAGGCGGTTCGATCCATTTTGCTCCCGGAAGCATCCCGCAGTCGACCGGAAACTCCCACTGCGCCAACCGATAATAAACCCACGCGGCAAAGGAAAAATCGATATCGGATATCGTGTCTCCGTCACAAACACCTATCTTGCAGGAGGGCCCGGCACCAGCGCCCACCCTACGTGACAGGCTCTTTCCGCCATTGCTTGACACCGATTCCCGGACGGCCAGCCTGCCCCAACCGGAGAACGTGTAGAGAGGATCGACAGAAAACTTAAGTGAAGGTATTTGAGAAGTTCTCCTGTAATATGATGACATACAACCGCATCTTCGCACTGGTGCTTGCACTGGTCCTGGTGGTGCCGCCGGCTTTTGCCGGCGGCAACGAATGTGCTGTGAACACCACTCCAGGAGAAGATACACCCCTAAGCGACACTGGGATCTGTGCCATTTATCTCATACAGCAGGAAGAGACACACTACCACAACACGTACGTACCTCCCGGGAGCTCAACGCTGTTTGTAAATCTGGACTGGTTTATCCCCCAGCAGTCGTTGACGCTGAAGATCATCTCGCCGGACGGAAGCACGTACGCCTACTATCACGATACCGATCTGGGTGGTGATAAAGACGCACAGATCCGCACGTGGATCCCCTCACCAGAGGCCGGAACGTGGCAGTTCCAGGTCTACGGAGAAATTGTACGGGGCACGCAGGATTATACCGTTGAAGCTACGGCGGGATAAATCACATAATTTTTATACCTCCGGGTGCCTGATTTCCTTAATGTCAAATCAACTCTCTTGCGCAAGGACCGCGCTGCTCTTAGTCCTCCTGTTCGTAATCATCCCGGGGAGCACCGTCGGCGCCGGTCTCGGCGAGGGAGAGTTTCCCGAACTGGCACCTGACGATCCGGCCCCGATATACATCTGGAACGTGCCCCTGAAACTGGTCCTGCTCGACTTCGTCTTCATGACCGCACCCCTGCTCTTCCTCCCGGCCCAGTACCTTATAACGGCAGCTGTATGGTTCTGCCTCGGTCACAGAAGGATCTCCCGAAAGAACGCTCTCGAACATGATACCCGTCGTGCGGCGTATCTCTGCATCCGGGAGAATCCCGGAATTAACCATGCTTCCCTCTCCCGCAGGCTTGGGATTAACGTTGGAACGCTCCGGTACCATCTTGCAACCCTCTGTGAGATGGGGGAGATACGATCAGAACACACTCACGGACTCCTGCGATATTACGCGAACGGCAGGGCGGCCGGTGAGGGAGAGGGCTATCTCCTCAACGGGACACGGAGACGGATACTCGATCTCCTCGCACAGGACCCCGGGATGACACGCAAAGAAGTCGCATCCGCGCTCGGTATCGCCGGTGCATCGGTGACATGGCATATGGCCCTGCTCATCCGGGAAGGAGCTGTACGGAGTGAGAAAGACGGAAGGATAGTGCGGTACTTCCCCCAGCAGGATACTCTCCAATACCTGGCGGGTAGGGACGTGAGCGCAACCGGCTAGGTCTTCGTCACCCCAGGGCGGGGTGAATGATCCCGGGACGTTTTTGCCG is a window of Methanoculleus sp. 7T DNA encoding:
- a CDS encoding phospholipase C/P1 nuclease family protein, producing the protein MKLNMVLPIAVIIIVIVVGAIIAPVSATELTETVEILDPESDIVGFQTEDLISIDGSIKNATPYYVMLVGTEDQKQSLCELIDESSAKEKEKQLMKEYLQEIWEKYPVVFSKEETAYGTITYISFANSMENISLTEDENHSLGEIDATLADASSRLYGSIGLRWSGTVHQDIISVACQRCAFPDAQYAVSAADDPDGWPASIPWFVPQELHTPINAVFHSWHHYYSPWYGWGGAPGHTKSYVDEAKTYHTNGQTALAAQSLGWSSHFLTDVGNPMHTGKEIEQYAEYLLGNDIHGAYEAYVTRNWPSKFKPTVTSNYNYYTYADWDSGCKNLAISSHADLDTVYTIMYHNRDPSVQDSHSQLETVTRNNILQTAKYTNGLARYAKGL
- a CDS encoding winged helix-turn-helix transcriptional regulator, with product MSNQLSCARTALLLVLLFVIIPGSTVGAGLGEGEFPELAPDDPAPIYIWNVPLKLVLLDFVFMTAPLLFLPAQYLITAAVWFCLGHRRISRKNALEHDTRRAAYLCIRENPGINHASLSRRLGINVGTLRYHLATLCEMGEIRSEHTHGLLRYYANGRAAGEGEGYLLNGTRRRILDLLAQDPGMTRKEVASALGIAGASVTWHMALLIREGAVRSEKDGRIVRYFPQQDTLQYLAGRDVSATG
- a CDS encoding phospholipase C/P1 nuclease family protein encodes the protein MNGKAGMRISPLLLAVMLVSAVVVSVASAGSAHYDARGVEAPSITVTDDSIRDAVEGVIKEIQESSMDPKEKKELIDDLRAVISESPISMDRLEKSLLNVGRSLFSQDHSIGIMQYGVPVHQEMAQIAGQKMGLGSAECAELLDHADDPDGWGTFCIDHYALTGAPGEAERLANAARAKLSVDDWHGGFSFLAYAMHFMTDMTVPYHYVYEGLLYHEPYEYYVADNWGTAKDFGGSGFRSDATSPTYYYVITDVSDATMDLAEYSHQYLSYINNQMAHNPDWEEDASVIAYTRNCIREGTKYNWGLADYVTR
- a CDS encoding PQQ-binding-like beta-propeller repeat protein, which translates into the protein MTIPLTLLSLLILTSASGCLSGDFVNDRHDISVTRIDAGGIEIWHTVFDEGGDEYGTILLLVSDGGLLVGGSIKHSPGSDEQALLLKIAEGGRIEWNRSYPTQRAVQAVVSHSDGSFTAGTGDGFLFRVAGDGTPIWSIRVSESVLGVSGLPDGGAVAAGSKHGGDAWVAVVNDTGSLLWEQTYPALGRGRALGVTSASDGGYIVAGTTDMHPLWVVRLDGECEVIWNRTFEEEPEFTEVTLYRVYSLRERSDGGVELLYKVGRILEGEVVGRSVTVDRILGRDGTDMSVTELDIPCPVVRTFDGGYASACLESPQSGGYTFGNYLGSPIHIVKFDDRGEIARNQTGTGAEVNIVADIMQTSDGGFAVLGVYTKT